A stretch of Fusobacterium periodonticum ATCC 33693 DNA encodes these proteins:
- a CDS encoding DUF4299 family protein, producing the protein MSISFYVMNKKKFLGYEPVLNVESALSLLDKELNTYGTDGIDINDLLLSPLSKYPCLLVGAEEESARGFELSYDNKNKVYGVRIFTPSSREDWLLALEYIKALAKKMGTEIVNERGETYTVNNIEKFDYEPDILYGIKVITENIKSGESSNYIIFGTTRPVSFDEKMIDEINNSASPIDTFSNIVRDIQNLDAYSANQRFYKNSENGRIIGAYSITESVRTIIPYKPSVEFHNSDIVKNDDIAFWNMGFVVINGDENDPNSYQGVGQLDYDDFIKKLPKEKYKFIDASYIMVEPLTKEEISNLLK; encoded by the coding sequence ATGAGTATAAGTTTTTATGTAATGAATAAGAAAAAATTTTTAGGTTATGAACCAGTTTTAAATGTTGAAAGTGCACTATCATTATTGGATAAGGAGCTTAATACTTATGGTACAGATGGTATAGATATTAATGATTTATTACTTTCACCTCTTTCTAAATATCCATGTCTTTTAGTAGGTGCTGAAGAGGAAAGTGCAAGAGGATTTGAACTATCTTATGATAACAAAAATAAAGTTTATGGTGTAAGAATTTTTACTCCTTCTTCAAGAGAAGATTGGCTTTTAGCTTTAGAATATATAAAAGCATTGGCTAAAAAAATGGGAACAGAAATTGTAAATGAAAGAGGAGAAACATATACAGTAAACAATATAGAGAAGTTTGATTATGAACCAGATATACTTTATGGAATAAAAGTAATTACAGAAAATATAAAAAGTGGGGAATCAAGTAATTATATTATTTTTGGTACAACTAGACCTGTCTCTTTTGATGAAAAGATGATAGATGAAATAAATAATTCAGCTAGCCCTATTGATACTTTCTCAAATATAGTCAGAGATATCCAAAATTTAGATGCTTATTCAGCAAATCAACGTTTCTATAAAAATAGTGAAAATGGAAGAATTATAGGAGCTTATAGTATTACAGAAAGCGTTAGAACAATTATTCCATATAAACCTAGTGTTGAATTTCATAATTCAGATATAGTTAAGAATGATGATATAGCTTTTTGGAATATGGGTTTTGTTGTTATTAATGGAGATGAAAATGACCCAAATAGTTATCAAGGTGTTGGTCAATTAGATTATGATGATTTTATAAAAAAACTACCAAAAGAAAAATATAAATTTATAGATGCTTCATATATTATGGTTGAGCCATTAACTAAAGAAGAAATTTCAAACTTATTGAAATAG